The Syngnathus scovelli strain Florida chromosome 7, RoL_Ssco_1.2, whole genome shotgun sequence DNA window TATGGACAATTTTACTTTTGGATCGCCCACAAATTGTTTTCTGCTTTTTGAACGAGACATGCCTTCTTATTGGTACAGGGCCCCGGAGATATTAATGCGAAGTGGACATAATCGAGCCGTAGACTGGTGGAGTCTGGGCGCTCTGATGTATGACATGCTCACCGGGGCGGTCAGTGTGGCTCACAAAATTGCCTTTTTCCAAATCCTTATGTAGAACCAGTCCTGCCCGTGAGTGAACAGTTATTTTTCACCTCCGTCTATAGCCGCCATTCACTGGCGAAAACCGCAAGAAGACCATCGACAAAATCTTGAAGTGCAAGCTTAGCCTGCCACCCTACCTCACACAGGAAGCCAGAGACCTCCTGAAACGggtagcgttttttttttgtttttttttttatctcaacgTGTTTCTGCAAAGTTTGAATATGCTTTTCTAATGACTTCAAATGTGCGTGCAGTTGCTTAAGAGAAACGCCTCATCGCGGTTGGGAGCAGGTGCGGATGATGCCAAGGAGGTGCAGGTGAGCATCCATTTTAAATTAGAAGAGGTGCAACTTCTGTGAATCGTGCGACATGTCAGCATTAAGGAAATCTTGCAAGGCCTTGACATACCTCACTAGAGCTCGGCTCAGCCGGCATTCGACTTCAGGCGACATGTGAAAAGACAGAGCGTTCGTAACGAGGGCTGTTAAGAACGTGTGAAGAGAAAGTTTGGTCTGCTGTATGTTCATTTGTCTCCATGAGTTCATTGATTTCATGTTCAACTTAAGTGTTGAGGGTTTTTTGGGGTCAAAAATTAGCACGTGAGGCACATCTGCAAGGCGACTTTTATTATGCTCTCCTCAAGAATTTAGGAATCTGCACTAGCAAGTTTCTCCAATTCAGTGTGTTCTGCATTAAAGGAACAGGCAAATGAATTGTGTCTCTACTACGGCATCAATTAACCGTCATCATGTCCCACAGGCACATCTCTTCTTCCGACACATCAACTGGGAAGATTTGCTGGCTCGGAAAGTTGAGCCTCCTTTCAAACCTTTCTTGGTGAGTAGGGGGCCACGTGTTGTTTTAGACTGGACCCGTTTTACTTATGCAGGCTCAGTTTGTTGTTTACCGTTCCTATCCACAAAATGGCataatgtagttttttttttttttttttttttaataaatctcTAGGTCATGACAATAAAACGATAAGTTTAGCAGTAAGGGGTTCTGTGAGTAAGGGTTCTGTTCTTGGTGGCATTCTCACGCCGTCCACTGTTTGTTTTATAAATTGTAATGACTCTAGATAGTGATGTGTGACACTAAATTGAGCTGGCATCCCTTAATCTGGTTGTAAATGTCGAGGTGTGAGTTTTGGCCTAATCCTTGCAagtgttttcattttgtatttagGTGATTGACTGCTCGTCCCGTTCAATACACTGAAAGTCTGAAAATGCatcatcttattttttttttgagccatGACACATCCAAAGCTTGCTTGTAATTCAGATTTTGGCTTGTCATACAAAGTAGAACAATTTATTTGGGGGACTCAAAAATCAAGATGCCAATGTGTTTCtctgaatgtttttatttatgatgCCTTTTCCTCTGACTTTGCAGCAATCAGCTGAAGATGTGAGTCAGTTTGATTCTAAATTCACCAGTCAGACGCCGGTCGACAGCCCTGATGACTCGACGTTGAGTGAAAGTGCTAATCAAGCTTTCTTGGTAACGTCTGCTCATTTGGACTCTTTGGTTTTTTGACCAGAAACACTCACCTTGCTTCCCTATATAATGTGCCGCATACGTTCACACAGGGCTTCACCTATGTGGCTCCTTCAGTCCTGGAAAATATCAAAGAGAAATTCTCCTTTGAGCCAAAAATCCGTTCGCCTCGGCGATTCATTGGCAGCCCTAGAACGCCTCTCAGGTAAAACAGCTTGATGTTGTCATCTATCATAATGTGGTCAAAGctgagtaaaaaagaaaaactgactGACGTATAGAACTAATCATTGTCATCTTTGTAAAAGCTGAATTTTTATACATATTGGCTCTCATTAGATTCTCGGGACTACATTCAGTTTGTACAGTCTCTGTAACCGTTATGGAATCAATTTGTGAAATTTGCACTGCTAAAAGGTATATGTTAAACCCCCATTAAAATAGTTCTagtatttttaaaatttttttttaagaaaacgaGGATTCATAGTATTCGTCATGTCAATAATTGTGAATTGCCAGTGAATGTTTACATTGTTTTAACTTAGCATTTTGTCATGCCTTCTACTCCCCTTCCATCCTTTCAGCCCAGTAAAATTTTCAGGAGGGGACTGCTGGCTACGGAGTTCCCTCCTCTCTAGCGGAGGACCGACTCTCCTCCAGTCTTCTCAGGACCAGGCTATGGAAGTCTCCACTCCAGAACAGATGGATGTGACCACCAACTCGGAAGCCTCGGCCCCTCTTCCAATTCGTCAACCTGCCGGGGTCAACCTGGCTCAGATGAAGCATCAAGCATACCCTGTGATGGCCAAAAGGCCCGAGCATTTACGTATGAACCTATGACCCAACTCCCCTCCAATTTATTTCTTGACTTTCTTTTGTTGATATTTTTAAGAAGCAAAGCAAAAACGTACGGATGCTAGAGACAATTTCAATCAAATCTTGCCCATCCACACACTACATGTGCTGTCAGCCTGGCGGTGGGATGCTGATCCGGGAAGCCGGTGTGCCTCGGTTCATACATCAGTGTTACCATCTTGCATTGTCGTCGCCACATTTCTGGTTCCCCGTTTGATCCCCTCCCACATCTTACTGAGCTGGTGCTAGGAAGGACCGAAGACATTCGGAGGAGCTCCAGCAAGAGATATTTTTTAGCAAAAAGAGCAATCTGCTGTACAAGAAGACATCCAAGTGCTTTATGCTGATTTAGTGAATGCCATTGAAGTTGCTCATGTTGCTGGCAGACAGCAAATGATTCTCGATTCTGTGAAAAAAAGATGCAATTTGGTCTATAGTAGTGGCTGTAGCTTTAATCTAATATTGTGCTATGCATCAATTATGAATAAGAGCCTAAATGAAACATATCAATTATGTTTGGATTTTTTGCCATTTGGAAGGAGGGGCATTACGGGTTCGATGTGCTTGGAGACCCATACAAAATTAATCTACCCCTCTTAGGATGTCTGATTGCATTATTGTCATTTAACATAACACGAATAAGCATCCCACTGTCACTGCGCCCAGTGACATCTGGGCACTTTTTCCAGTTTGAATGCTCTCATAAATTTGGGCTTATTCGCTACCTCCAAGCTCACTTGTTTGGGAGGACATTTGAAAATTCCTGGTTAAGCAAGGGAAAttataataaaatagaaaaatgtgtgttgtttttgtgtcttTCGTGTGTGACAGCACTTCACAGCCACAAGTTAATGTTTAATGACATTGGATGTATTTCAAGTCACTTCTCATATCAGCCTCAAGATAAAAATCTACACAACGGTCCAACCCTGTTTCCGTCATAATTTGAATTCTAGATTTTAACACAAGACATCTTTCTTGTGACCAATTAAACCAAccaaaaaaacaattcaaaataCCATATGTATTCTCAAAAGGCATTTTAGGATGACTTTTCAGTCATTAGATTTAACGCAAAGCTTGCCAGGCTTTGTGGGATGGGCATAACCGATTCAATGATAATGGAAGAAATTCAGGCAAATTATTGTGTCAACAAAAAACGTTCAAAAATACTCAAGACATGCCAACATCCAACCCCAAGGCGAAGTGGTACTTTGGGATAGGAAAAAAATTAACTAGTGGGAATCTTCAAACAAAATCTTGTATGCTCGGTCTCAGAAACAAATCAGTGGGTCATTGTCACAATTCATACATCTTTAGTAGCTTTTGACTTTTCATTTGTAATGGTGATGTTCTACAGGTGTAAAGCTGTACTCATTTTTTAACTTCTAACAGGCAACTGCATAAAGTGGCAGAAAGTGGGTTTCAAGTATGCATGCAACACAAATAAAGGTGttaacccccccaaaaatttgttaaaaaaaaaatcaaaaacaatggTTATCTTGAGTAGACCTTCATTTGAATCTTCCCAGTTGAAAAGGCACACGTTATGTTATCACATGACAAATCAGATCCAAGTGAAGAAGAGcagtgaacccccccccccccgcgcacagagagaaaaataatcaaatactaCACATAAAGCATTAAAATtgagcttacaaaattcaaacaCCGAACCGGTCTATTAGAATTTGCAGGGTTATATACACCAGCATCCAGAACAttgataaaaaatataaatagaaaTGACACTCCTGTTCCAGTAAAGAGGTCTAATCCCACCTGGTTGGGAATTACAGACCTGTAACAGTAAGGTAaaagatggaggggggggggggggggttggtcatttacaaaaaaatgtaaagTAAAAGGTGTTACGGCTTGAGCAAGTGTAGTAAAATTCCAGTGAGTCACTAAGTGCCACTTTTTCCTTCATAGTTTCATTGTTGCTATTATATTCAGGTGTGATTTGTATATATTA harbors:
- the rps6kb1b gene encoding ribosomal protein S6 kinase beta-1, whose amino-acid sequence is MAGVFDIDLDQPEQNVSDDETDEAQINDIMDQCSGFEFNMEGCEKIEISEDNVNQGTENIRPECFELLRVLGKGGYGKVFQVRKVVGAASGKIFAMKVLKKAMIVRNAKDTAHTKAERNILEEVKHPFIVDLIYAFQTGGKLYLILEYLSGGELFMQLEREGIFMEDTACFYLAEISMALGHLHQKGIIYRDLKPENIMLNNQGHVKLTDFGLCKESIHDGTVTHTFCGTIEYMAPEILMRSGHNRAVDWWSLGALMYDMLTGAPPFTGENRKKTIDKILKCKLSLPPYLTQEARDLLKRLLKRNASSRLGAGADDAKEVQAHLFFRHINWEDLLARKVEPPFKPFLQSAEDVSQFDSKFTSQTPVDSPDDSTLSESANQAFLGFTYVAPSVLENIKEKFSFEPKIRSPRRFIGSPRTPLSPVKFSGGDCWLRSSLLSSGGPTLLQSSQDQAMEVSTPEQMDVTTNSEASAPLPIRQPAGVNLAQMKHQAYPVMAKRPEHLRMNL